The proteins below come from a single Aegilops tauschii subsp. strangulata cultivar AL8/78 chromosome 6, Aet v6.0, whole genome shotgun sequence genomic window:
- the LOC120966137 gene encoding F-box protein At5g03970-like translates to MSCDEGEMSRRRPLSPAVAAAPLEDDNLLSEILLRLPPDPSSLPRASLVSKRWLGLISDPGFSGRFRLHHRSNPPLLGFFDDLRFIPTMAPPNRVPCGHFPSCIDDDYGLGYFIPLGCRHGLVLIFDLSRKLLLVWDPFNVDQHRLAVPPEFDMEKARFSGAVFRAAGDIRRFQVVLVTTETDEQQHPRVIARVYSSETGGWGDRISTPLPSKLPTKRRMVFTMDVLVGHSLYWLFNDRSAKTPILDGILEFDLERRILAVKPVPVCIPKENIWQFQVMQAEGGGLGIFFLSNFSAQLWEMETDCDGAASWVLGRTVELDKLLPIDSGKKKRWHRWHRSIQGFAEYNNVVFLRTHTDLFMIQLESLQFKKVSKTNISGWYLPFESVFVAGIRRRSRDGLGLGVGSSVPYG, encoded by the exons ATGAGCTGTGACGAGGGCGAGatgagccgccgccgcccactctcgccggcggtggcggcggcgccgcTGGAGGACGACAACCTGCTCTCTGAGATCCTCCTCCGACTCCCTCCAGATCCTTCATCCCTCCCTCGCGCATCCCTCGTCTCCAAGCGCTGGCTCGGCCTAATCTCTGACCCCGGCTTCTCCGGCCGCTTCCGCCTCCACCACCGCAGCAACCCTCCCCTACTCGGTTTCTTCGACGACCTCCGCTTCATACCAACAATGGCTCCCCCCAATCGTGTCCCGTGTGGCCACTTTCCCTCGTGCATCGACGACGACTACGGCCTCGGCTACTTCATACCCTTGGGATGCCGCCATGGCCTCGTACTCATCTTCGACCTTTCGCGGAAGCTGCTCCTGGTGTGGGACCCCTTCAACGTCGACCAGCACCGCCTTGCCGTTCCCCCTGAGTTCGATATGGAGAAGGCCCGGTTCAGCGGGGCTGTGTTTCGCGCCGCCGGAGACATCCGACGCTTTCAGGTGGTCTTGGTAACCACAGAGACAGATGAGCAACAACATCCACGGGTCATCGCCCGCGTTTACTCGTCGGAGACTGGAGGATGGGGCGATCGCATCTCAACACCACTACCATCCAAACTTCCCACCAAGAGACGTATGGTCTTTACCATGGATGTGCTAGTTGGGCATTCCCTTTACTGGTTGTTTAATGACAGATCGGCAAAAACTCCAATATTGGATGGCATACTTGAGTTTGATTTGGAGAGGCGGATCCTAGCTGTGAAACCGGTGCCAGTGTGTATTCCCAAGGAAAACATATGGCAATTCCAGGTTATGCAGGCAGAGGGTGGTGGCCTTGGCATTTTCTTTCTGTCAAATTTCAGCGCCCAATTATGGGAGATGGAGACCGATTGTGATGGCGCTGCTTCATGGGTGCTAGGAAGAACTGTTGAACTGGATAAGCTACTTCCCATTGATTCAGGGAAGAAGAAGAGATGGCATCGATGGCACCGAAGTATACAGGGGTTTGCTGAATACAATAACGTGGTGTTCCTACGGACACACACCGACCTCTTCATGATCCAGCTTGAGTCACTGCAATTCAAGAAAGTTTCCAAAACCAACATCTCGGGGTGGTATCTTCCATTCGAAAGTGTCTTTGTTGCAG GTATTAGGAGGAGGTCCAGAGATGGGCTTGGGTTGGGCGTAGGTTCTTCTGTTCCGTATGGCTGA